The DNA sequence GGGAGATCACGTGGTACCAGGGCGTGGCGTCCAGGCTGACCAGGGCCGAGCGGGGGTAGGGCATGGCGGGTCTCCGGGGCGGGAGCTTTGATGGTGCTGAAGAGGATGCCAGAGCGCGGTGGAAGAGTCCATCGGAGTGAGTGTCGAATAGTCCTCGGAGTGAGTGTCCAATTTCTTGGAGTGAGTGTCCAATTACTTCATTATGGAGTGAGTGTCCAATTACTTCATTATGGAGTGAGTGTCCAATTACTTCATTACTTGATTACTTGCCTAGTGTCCAAATTAAGGAATTAAGGTAAGGCGTTACAACAGGGTGGCGTTGACGCCCAAGGGTTCTGCTGCAGCCACGAGCGTCTTGTCGAGAGAGCAAAGGTTCAGGCCGTGGTTGTACGCAATTGCCAGGTGAAGGGCGTCGCCAGCGCGCAGCCCGGAGGTATGGGCGTCGGCGAAATGGGCAGCGGTGCGGTAGTCCATGGATGAGACCGACAGCGTCGAGAGAGATGATTCCCGTAACGCCGCAAATGCACCAAGCACGGTCGCCCTTTCACCGGGTGTTAGGATCGCCATGCGGACCTTCATGGACAGGGCGGCGGAGAACTCGGTCAGTACCCAATCACTGACGCGCAGCGAATCCGCGTCCTGTCGCGCCAGCCAATCCTGCATATCCTCGGTGCGAGGCTCTCGGGTGAGAGCTGCGACCAGAATGCTGGTGTCCAAATAGCGCATCAGTAGCGGGCGTCCTCGCGCATACGCCGGAGGAAGGTCTCATCCGTGAAGTTGCGCTGGGCATCCGTAACGGCGCGGAGGGCGGTTGCGTCAATGGGCTTTTTCGGTGCGGCGACGCTGGAAAGGCGCACCACGGCCTTGCCCCGCTTGGTGATCAGGATGGATTCACCTGCAGCGGCCCGCTCGGCAAGCTCGCTCAAGTGGGCCTTGGCGTTGGCGAGACTGATCGTCGACTCTGGCATTTGATGCTCTCATGACCATGTAGATGGTCATATTGTACCTCAATGGCAGCCGTGCCCGAAAGCGCGGGGGCCGGATTCGGGGCGTCCGGCTGGCTCTATCCGAGAATCCCCCCTTATGTCAAGAAAGTGGCTGTCCCGGGGTCCTGACACTGGCGTCAGCACCGGGTTGGCAACTCTGCCGGCACGGTCTGCGGTTGCGAACGATCTGAGTGTGGAATGGGGTTCTTCGCCCCAAAAACGTTCCCGCACGCCGCGAAGAGCAATCGGAGTGAGTGTCCAAGCGAACCGTGAACCGTGACGGTGTTCCTGCTGCGGAGGATGGCAGAGCGGGGTGCCGCGGTCCATCGGAGTGAGTGTCCCAACCTAGCCGCGCCCCGTGAGCCGCAAGCGGAAGAACCAAAAACACTGGCTGCCCCGGAGGAGCGGGTTGAGCGAGCGGATACGTCCAGCCTCCGGACGTATCCACCCTATGCTCGGTGACGACATACCTCTCTTAGTCGGTCAAGTCAGGGCAGGGGTCACCCTGTCCTGCCGTACGATGCACCGCGATGTTCAGAGTTACCTCGCTGACGTTCACGTTGGCCAGCGACACGGTCGACGATGTGTGGCCAGTAACCACCGCTGGCTCGGCTTGAGTTTCACAAATGGCATTTTGATTTCCCATGGCCAGTGTCATGATCCCTGCCCAGCTGTCCGTCCACTCTGAGGTGAAGCACGTGTACTTGTAGGTGAAGGTGTCTACTTGCTCGAAACTCGCGCACGAGGCCTCCTCGATCGACACGCCGGTCACATCGGTTTGGCCTTGAGTCGAGCTGCGCTCGATGATGCCACTGATCTTCGTGTTCTGGACCGGAGGTGCCTCCGACAGTGTGAAATCGTTCCCGGCCGAATCATCGCTCAGGCCCTCGAACTCATAATATAAGGGCTCTGCGATGTGGTTGGTGTTGATGCGTACGTACCCCGACCAGGAGACGCCGGTAAACCGGATCACGCAGGAATAGGCGCTGTTCTCGATCACGCATTGGCCGTTGTCAGCCACTACCTTGGTCGCTCCAAGGTCGAGCTCCCCATGGATAATGTCGCCGGCGATCGTGATCTCCTCGCTCTCGACCGGGGGCGAACCCACGGGCCAGATCGGGGGGCAGGCATACGACGAGCCTCGGCCCTCGGTCAGGCAGAAGCGCTTGCCCTGGTTGCCGACGAATAGGCCGTGCTCTGCGTCATAGGGATCGGGATACGCCCGCAGCTGTGCATAGCAATCCGAATCGTCCGGCTGGCCAGTAATCCTAACTACCAAGAAATCGTGGGAACCCAGAACTTCGCCGCTGAGAATGCCAACGGAGTAGTATACCGGCTCACCGTCTGCATCGATTTCCCCGATGTCCTCGAACCCCCTATATGTGCGGAGGCGGCCCAGCTGCGGGTGGCGGCTGGTGTCTTGAGAGGTGACCTCTGCTTCGGGGTCGCCAACGCAGAATTCGTCGTTCTGACCAATGCCGTCCGTTCGATAGATGTCAATGTTGCCGTGCCAGTCACCGCCGACATAACAGCGATACCAGAGGAATTGATACTTGATGTTGCTGTCCGGTGGGACGTTGCCGACGGCGAAGACGTTTTCGGCCGGGATGGTCGTTGTGCAATAGCCTTCCGCGGACACGATCATGCGTACCACGTCGGGGTCCGGGGATGCTCCCTTTATGAAAACGCGTCCCTCGATCGTCGAAAAGGCCGTTCCATCCTTGATCTCAAGCAACACGTCACCCGTGGCCTGATCGATCAGTTCCGTTGCGCCCGACGCGCCCGTATGGGTTCTCGTTCCGTCCCCGATTCCATCCGGGTTCACGTTCATGTCGCCCACGTCGGTATCAGGGCCGTAGCTTCGGCCCACGACTTGTTCCGCTCTGCCCGACGGCCCCGCGATCATGCCGCCCCCGGGGAGGCCACCCTCGGCAATGGCGGCGCTGAGGGTCGGATGGTCGCAGACGACTTCGGTCGTTACGTCCACCGAGTGCGAGGCGTTCTTGGCATCCACCCAGCTTGCGGTGACCTGTACTTGGTAGTGGTCTTCGCTTAGTTTTTTGATCTCGGTTTTTCGCTCGATGGACGCGTTGGCGAAAACTACGGGCTCCTCGGTGCCCTCAAAGCTGGCCTTGAGAGCGTCGCACTGGATCGTGCCCAGTGCCTGCGTGCGAATCTGCTCCGCGCGGGAAGCGGCGAATTGCACGGCTTCTGTGCGTGCCTTCGATTCTCCGGTGCTCGAAATCAGGTCGCCATAGAATCGCGCCAGTGCCAGCAACCCCAGCGACACGACCACGAGCGCGATCAATGCCTCCATCAGGGTTATGCCACGGATCCTGCCGAAAAGTCGGGTGTTCATTGAGCGATCCTCTTAAACAACTGCCTACGTACCGGAATTGTCCGCGTCCGGGAGACTCCAGTCGCGCCATGTGCCATACATCCCAACCCGCCGACCCTGGCTGCCGGCGCCGGCCAATGCGAGGGGATCGTAAATAATGGATGGGTTGCCGGAGAACGATTCGGTCACGCCCTCGATGATCATCGACCCGAAAAACATTGGAGTACCGTGGACCTGGCTCAGGTTTCCAGTGACGTACAGCACGCCGAAAAACTGAATGTTCCCGGTGGAGCGCAGGTCTCCATCGATCACGAGCACCAGGGGGTTTTCTCGGGTGCCGATATCGTCTGACAGGCTGACTGCGCCACCTTCACCATCGATCCAGACGACCTGGCCGCCCATCTCCGGAAGTTTGTCCACATCGTCCTTGCTGAGCTCGGTGGCGATGTCGGCCTTGTACTCGTCCTTTGGCAGGCCCATGAAGTACTCGAAGAACTGTTCCGGAGTCAACGAACCCAGCGTGGGGTCGTCTGGAATCACATCACCGCCAGTGCCCATGTGCATGCTGGTTCGGCAAATGTATTCCCGTTCAGGATCGTTGGCTTGCTGTGATCCACATTGTGCAGGAAGGTTCTCGAGATCGGGTTCGCGGCCATCCGATGGATTGAATTCGGGGTTGCGGGTGAAGGTGTTGCCCGGGTTGCCGGCAACCTCGAGGGCGCCGCCCGACCAGATGGTGAGATCGTGGAACAGATTGTAAACCCGGGCATTTCCATAGGTATTGGCGGAGCCACGGGACACGAATGGTGCGTTTGGCTGACCGCCCAGGGAAGGCCCTGCCAGCACCTCCATTTTAGCCAGGCTCCGGGCGGACAGGTCGTCACTCCAGCCACAGGCATAAATGAGAACGTGGCGGGTATCGCCCGGGGTGAAATCCGTATGGTTGAACGGGGCGGCATCCCAATGCGCGGGACACGGCGGTGGGCGCTCGGCGCCTGGGTCGCTGGCGACATCGGTTTCGGGGTGGTCCATTGCGGGTGCCCAGAAGCGGCACCGGTACGGGGGCTGATCCTCGCCGACATCGGGATCGCAGGGAAGGGCGGAAGGATCGTTGCCTCCCTGCTGCAGATAGGCAACTGCAGTCTCCAGAGCTGTCTGTGCCGCGGCGGCCGCTTGTTTCGCCCGGACTTCGTTGGCAGCCATGCGCTGCTCCATGAACGCGGTGTTGGCGGTGAATACCACCATCACCGTCACGGTGAGCAGAATGAAGACTGCAACCAGCAGGGCTGCCGCGCCTGTCGAGCGAGCGCGGAGCGGGGGCGGGAGGCTGGTTCTACGCATGTCCGTACTCCGGATAGGGGCGGTTGTCAGGGGTCTCGATGACGGTAGATCCGGTTGTTGCGGATCTTGACCGACTCGACCAGTTCGAGTGTGGCGTCAGGGTCCGTGACATGATGTCCTTCGATGAGCACATTGATCCGCCGGCTTTCCGCCAGAATGTCGCCATCGTTGACTTCGTATCCGCTGGCGACCGAATCGATGCACGCAGGCGTTACCGAATCAGCCGTGGTGATGCTCCATTCATGATGGTTGTCGTCGGCGTCGACCGCTGTGGCGTTGAAGCAACGAGAGCCAGTGGTGGAGAAGCGCAGGTCGTCGACCGCCACGACATCGCGGTCCGTCAGGGAGATCCAGTTCGCGTTTCCGGGGCAGGTAGTGGTTTGCTTGACGGTGGTGTCATCCAGCATCTGGATCTCGTCATTCGAGAGCCGGTACCCGTAGACCCAGGGCGAGTCGGAGTCGGTCAGAAAGTATTCGTCCGCGGTTGTCCAGCGCCAAGGGGGCGGAGGCGGATCCATCGCTTCGAAAGTCGGTTCGTAACTGAACATGATGCAGGTGCGATCGCTCAGGATGTTCACGTCGCGGATGCCGCCGGCGGTTGAGTCGCGGTTCGTGAATGGGTTTGGGTTGTCCGGCATCGCGTCCGAGCCGACCCTGATGCGGCCCGCATGGCCCCAGAACCCGGCCCGTTTCAAGTCATTTACGATGAAATCCATCGCGACCCGCAGTTCCTGGTTCAGGCGAGCTTCACGAACGGTGTGGTTGCTTCCCGTCAGCGTAACGAGGAATATCGCCAGTACGCCGGCAATCACGATCAAGCCGACGACGATCCCAACCATTAGTTCGACAAGCGTGAAGCCACGTTGCGCCGCGTGTGCTCGAGCGTGAGCGGTTCCGCTGGCTGCTACGGGTGGATGGGGCTGGTTCCTGATCGTTCCTGGTGACATGGTCATGAATCCCTACTCGGTTTGGATTCGGCCGAGCCGGTTGACGGTAGCAGTGCGGGTACGGCCGCGCGGGGATTCGACTCTGAGTGTCGTATTCTCGCCGGCGGTCACGGTGCCGCGCACGTAGTTGAACTGGATGCGTGCGGTTTCGACTTCGGGATCGTTGTTGATCAGTAGCTGGATGGAGGGGAACTGGTCGCTGGCGATTCGCTTCACACTCCTGAACGGTGTTCCGTCGTCGTCATCCACCGCCGCAATCAGCCAGCACGAATCGTCGTCTTCGACAGGTAGGCTGATTGCGGCGCTCTGGCAGTCGCAGCCGGCCGGGTCCGTGGTGATCCCGAGGCACCAGCCAAGTCCGTCCGCGTCGCCGCGATCGACCACCACGAACATGTCGCGAGATTGCTTGATGGCCTCGGTGCGAGCGTACTGAATCTGTTCGTAGATACCCTGTGCCGCCCCGGCCAGACGCCGGTTTTCGAGCAGGCTGTTGAGCGCTGGCGCGGCAAGCGTGATCAGGATCACCAGCACCGCGATGGTGATCATCAGCTCGATCAGGGTGATTCCGAGGTATGTGCGTGCGGACGCCATCGATCCGTTCCTGGACGAGGGAAGCGGTGGTTTTGCTGTCACCATGGCCCGAGTATAGTGAGGCGAACACGGCGGCGGCAGCTTCGGGCCTACCGTTCGGCGGTTTTGTCCGACCGGTCGAGGAATGAGGGATATGAAGCGTCATGGATGTGCTGAAATTCTGGTGTAGGCATCCGAATTCGATGCAGGGCTGGCGGTTGTCCACGAGGCATAGGGCGGGAACGGTGGCAATGATGCGTACGGCAAGAGGCTTCACGTTGATCGAGCTGATGATCGTGGTCGTGGTGGTGGCAATTCTCGCTGCGATCGCATATCCCAGCTATCTGGACTACATACGGAAGTCGAAACGGGCGGATGCACACACGGCGCTGTTGCGCGTGCAGCTCGAGCAGGAGAAGTTCCGGGTCAGCAATCCAGCTTATGCGGCAAACATGGATGCGCTTGACGCGTTGGCGGGCTG is a window from the Thioalkalivibrio paradoxus ARh 1 genome containing:
- a CDS encoding type IV pilus modification PilV family protein encodes the protein MNTRLFGRIRGITLMEALIALVVVSLGLLALARFYGDLISSTGESKARTEAVQFAASRAEQIRTQALGTIQCDALKASFEGTEEPVVFANASIERKTEIKKLSEDHYQVQVTASWVDAKNASHSVDVTTEVVCDHPTLSAAIAEGGLPGGGMIAGPSGRAEQVVGRSYGPDTDVGDMNVNPDGIGDGTRTHTGASGATELIDQATGDVLLEIKDGTAFSTIEGRVFIKGASPDPDVVRMIVSAEGYCTTTIPAENVFAVGNVPPDSNIKYQFLWYRCYVGGDWHGNIDIYRTDGIGQNDEFCVGDPEAEVTSQDTSRHPQLGRLRTYRGFEDIGEIDADGEPVYYSVGILSGEVLGSHDFLVVRITGQPDDSDCYAQLRAYPDPYDAEHGLFVGNQGKRFCLTEGRGSSYACPPIWPVGSPPVESEEITIAGDIIHGELDLGATKVVADNGQCVIENSAYSCVIRFTGVSWSGYVRINTNHIAEPLYYEFEGLSDDSAGNDFTLSEAPPVQNTKISGIIERSSTQGQTDVTGVSIEEASCASFEQVDTFTYKYTCFTSEWTDSWAGIMTLAMGNQNAICETQAEPAVVTGHTSSTVSLANVNVSEVTLNIAVHRTAGQGDPCPDLTD
- a CDS encoding pilus assembly PilX family protein — protein: MRRTSLPPPLRARSTGAAALLVAVFILLTVTVMVVFTANTAFMEQRMAANEVRAKQAAAAAQTALETAVAYLQQGGNDPSALPCDPDVGEDQPPYRCRFWAPAMDHPETDVASDPGAERPPPCPAHWDAAPFNHTDFTPGDTRHVLIYACGWSDDLSARSLAKMEVLAGPSLGGQPNAPFVSRGSANTYGNARVYNLFHDLTIWSGGALEVAGNPGNTFTRNPEFNPSDGREPDLENLPAQCGSQQANDPEREYICRTSMHMGTGGDVIPDDPTLGSLTPEQFFEYFMGLPKDEYKADIATELSKDDVDKLPEMGGQVVWIDGEGGAVSLSDDIGTRENPLVLVIDGDLRSTGNIQFFGVLYVTGNLSQVHGTPMFFGSMIIEGVTESFSGNPSIIYDPLALAGAGSQGRRVGMYGTWRDWSLPDADNSGT
- a CDS encoding type II toxin-antitoxin system Phd/YefM family antitoxin, with product MPESTISLANAKAHLSELAERAAAGESILITKRGKAVVRLSSVAAPKKPIDATALRAVTDAQRNFTDETFLRRMREDARY
- a CDS encoding type II toxin-antitoxin system VapC family toxin, whose amino-acid sequence is MRYLDTSILVAALTREPRTEDMQDWLARQDADSLRVSDWVLTEFSAALSMKVRMAILTPGERATVLGAFAALRESSLSTLSVSSMDYRTAAHFADAHTSGLRAGDALHLAIAYNHGLNLCSLDKTLVAAAEPLGVNATLL
- a CDS encoding type IV pilin protein; protein product: MMRTARGFTLIELMIVVVVVAILAAIAYPSYLDYIRKSKRADAHTALLRVQLEQEKFRVSNPAYAANMDALDALAGWKSGDVFLSPDEHYEVDIVDGSASATAFTVRATGLGTQVQDTGCTEIRLVVAAGEEDREPANCW
- a CDS encoding pilus assembly FimT family protein; translated protein: MITIAVLVILITLAAPALNSLLENRRLAGAAQGIYEQIQYARTEAIKQSRDMFVVVDRGDADGLGWCLGITTDPAGCDCQSAAISLPVEDDDSCWLIAAVDDDDGTPFRSVKRIASDQFPSIQLLINNDPEVETARIQFNYVRGTVTAGENTTLRVESPRGRTRTATVNRLGRIQTE
- a CDS encoding PilW family protein; its protein translation is MTMSPGTIRNQPHPPVAASGTAHARAHAAQRGFTLVELMVGIVVGLIVIAGVLAIFLVTLTGSNHTVREARLNQELRVAMDFIVNDLKRAGFWGHAGRIRVGSDAMPDNPNPFTNRDSTAGGIRDVNILSDRTCIMFSYEPTFEAMDPPPPPWRWTTADEYFLTDSDSPWVYGYRLSNDEIQMLDDTTVKQTTTCPGNANWISLTDRDVVAVDDLRFSTTGSRCFNATAVDADDNHHEWSITTADSVTPACIDSVASGYEVNDGDILAESRRINVLIEGHHVTDPDATLELVESVKIRNNRIYRHRDP